A genomic segment from Stenotrophomonas maltophilia encodes:
- a CDS encoding nitrate reductase subunit alpha produces the protein MSYFLDRLQFFKRDPQTFADGHGFAKSEGRDWENSYRARWQYDKIVRSTHGVNCTGSCSWKIYVKNGLVTWETQQTDYPRTRPDLPNHEPRGCPRGASYSWYLYSANRLKYPLIRGTLLRLWREARKSKAPVDAWASIVEDKEKARSYKTRRGMGGFVRLQWEEANEIIAASNLYTVKQYGPDRVVGFSPIPAMSMVSYAAGARYLSLLGGACLSFYDWYCDLPPASPQIWGEQTDVPESADWYNSRYIIAWGSNVPQTRTPDAHFFTEARYNGTKTVAICPDYSELAKLTDHWLHPKQGTDAALAFAFGHVILREFHVDSPSQYFQDYCRQYSDMPMLVRLERRDDGRLVAGRFLRASELGGLGEANNPDWKTLAYDENSGQIVVPNGSIGFRWGEKGRWNIEEKASNGADTRLRLSLSDANDGIEAVSFPYFGGIESDGWTAAPAEEVLDRNIPVRRLATADGGETLVATVYDLLLAQYGVDRGFGGGNVASSFDDMVPGTPAWQERITGVSRAEVIEIAREFARTADKTHGRSMIIVGAGMNHWFHNDMNYRGLINMLIMCGCVGQTGGGWAHYVGQEKLRPQTGWQPLAFGLDWSKPPRHMNGTSFFYFNTGQWRYEKLQVDELLSPLADASKYGGSLADLNLRAVRMGWLPSTPQLDRNPLQLVREAEAAGVAPADYALGKFKDGSLDFAFADPDASQNHPRMMFIWRSNLLGSSGKGHEYMLRHLLGTRHGLQGKDLGEMGAVKPQEVKWRDEAPEGKLDLLVTLDFRMCTTALYSDIVLPTATWYEKDDLNTSDMHPFIHPLSKAVDPAWESRSDWDIFKEVARTVSEMAPGVLGVEKDLVLVPTLHDTPNELGMPFGVADWKKGECEAIPGQTMPSMTVVERDYPNLYRKFTSLGPLLDKQGNGGKGMSWDTKHEVEFLGKLNHTVHEEGVSQGRPAISTAIDAAEVILHLAPETNGHVAVKAWESLGTFTGREHTHLAVGKEHEAIRFRDIQAQPRKIISSPIWSGLEDDNVSYNAGYTNVHELIPWRTVTGRQQFYQDHEWMIDFGEAFMSYRPPVNTRTVEPLLNQRPNGNKEIVLNWITPHQKWGIHSTYSDNLIMQTLSRGGPIVWISEDDARSAGIVDNDWIELFNVNGAIAARAVVSQRVMPGMAMMYHAQERIINVPGSEISGTRGGIHNSVTRIVLKPTHMIGGYAQLAYGFNYYGTCGTNRDEFVIVRKMDKIDWLDGEAVPAAAKEVV, from the coding sequence ATGAGTTATTTCCTCGATCGCTTGCAGTTCTTCAAGCGTGACCCCCAGACCTTTGCCGATGGCCATGGATTTGCCAAGAGCGAGGGCCGCGACTGGGAAAACAGTTACCGCGCGCGCTGGCAGTACGACAAGATCGTGCGATCCACCCACGGCGTGAACTGCACCGGCTCCTGCAGCTGGAAGATCTACGTCAAGAACGGCCTGGTCACCTGGGAAACCCAGCAGACCGATTACCCGCGCACGCGCCCGGACCTGCCCAACCATGAACCGCGTGGCTGCCCGCGTGGCGCCAGCTATTCCTGGTACCTGTACAGCGCCAACCGTCTGAAGTACCCGCTGATCCGCGGCACGCTGCTGCGCCTGTGGCGCGAAGCGCGCAAGAGCAAGGCCCCGGTCGATGCCTGGGCCAGCATCGTGGAGGACAAGGAGAAGGCGCGTTCGTACAAGACCCGCCGCGGCATGGGCGGCTTCGTGCGCCTGCAATGGGAAGAGGCCAACGAGATCATCGCCGCCTCCAACCTGTACACGGTGAAGCAGTACGGCCCGGACCGCGTGGTGGGGTTCTCGCCGATTCCGGCGATGTCGATGGTGTCCTATGCCGCCGGCGCGCGTTACCTTTCGCTGCTGGGCGGCGCCTGCCTGTCCTTCTACGACTGGTACTGCGACCTTCCGCCGGCCTCGCCGCAGATCTGGGGCGAGCAGACCGACGTGCCCGAATCGGCCGACTGGTACAACAGCCGCTACATCATCGCCTGGGGCTCGAACGTGCCGCAGACGCGTACGCCCGATGCGCACTTCTTCACCGAGGCGCGCTACAACGGCACCAAGACGGTGGCGATCTGCCCGGACTATTCCGAGCTGGCCAAGCTGACCGACCACTGGCTGCACCCCAAGCAGGGCACCGACGCGGCACTGGCCTTTGCCTTCGGTCATGTGATCCTGCGCGAGTTCCATGTGGATTCGCCCTCGCAGTATTTCCAGGACTACTGCCGCCAGTACTCGGACATGCCGATGCTGGTGCGCCTGGAGCGTCGCGACGATGGCCGCCTGGTGGCGGGCCGCTTCCTGCGTGCCAGTGAGCTGGGCGGGCTGGGTGAAGCCAACAACCCGGACTGGAAGACCCTGGCCTACGACGAGAACAGTGGCCAGATCGTGGTGCCCAATGGCTCGATCGGTTTCCGCTGGGGTGAGAAGGGTCGCTGGAACATCGAAGAGAAGGCCAGCAACGGCGCCGACACACGCCTGCGCCTGAGCTTGTCCGACGCCAACGACGGCATCGAGGCGGTGAGCTTCCCGTACTTCGGTGGCATTGAAAGCGATGGCTGGACCGCTGCACCGGCCGAAGAAGTACTGGACCGCAACATTCCGGTGCGCCGGCTGGCCACGGCCGACGGCGGCGAGACGCTGGTGGCCACGGTCTACGACCTGCTGCTGGCCCAGTACGGCGTGGACCGTGGCTTTGGCGGCGGCAACGTGGCATCGAGCTTCGATGACATGGTGCCGGGCACGCCGGCGTGGCAGGAGCGCATCACCGGCGTGTCGCGCGCCGAGGTGATCGAGATCGCCCGCGAGTTCGCGCGTACCGCCGACAAGACCCATGGCCGTTCGATGATCATCGTCGGCGCGGGCATGAACCACTGGTTCCACAACGACATGAACTACCGCGGCCTGATCAACATGTTGATCATGTGCGGCTGCGTGGGCCAGACCGGTGGCGGCTGGGCGCATTACGTGGGCCAGGAAAAGCTGCGCCCGCAGACCGGCTGGCAGCCGCTCGCGTTCGGCCTGGACTGGAGCAAGCCGCCGCGCCACATGAACGGCACTTCGTTCTTCTACTTCAACACCGGGCAGTGGCGCTACGAGAAGCTGCAGGTGGACGAACTGCTGTCGCCGCTGGCCGATGCGAGCAAGTACGGCGGCAGCCTGGCCGACCTGAACCTGCGCGCGGTGCGCATGGGCTGGCTACCGAGCACCCCGCAGCTGGACCGCAACCCGCTGCAGCTGGTACGCGAGGCCGAAGCGGCCGGCGTGGCCCCGGCGGACTACGCGCTGGGCAAGTTCAAGGATGGCTCGCTGGATTTCGCCTTCGCCGACCCGGACGCCAGCCAGAACCACCCGCGCATGATGTTCATCTGGCGCTCGAACCTGCTCGGTTCCTCGGGCAAGGGCCACGAGTACATGCTGCGGCACCTGCTGGGTACGCGCCACGGGCTGCAGGGCAAGGACCTGGGCGAAATGGGCGCAGTGAAGCCGCAGGAGGTGAAGTGGCGCGACGAGGCGCCGGAAGGCAAGCTGGACCTGCTGGTCACGCTCGACTTCCGCATGTGCACCACCGCGCTGTACTCGGACATCGTGCTGCCGACGGCAACCTGGTACGAGAAGGACGACCTCAACACCTCGGACATGCACCCGTTCATCCACCCGCTGTCGAAGGCGGTGGACCCTGCGTGGGAATCGCGCAGCGACTGGGACATCTTCAAGGAGGTGGCCCGCACCGTGAGCGAGATGGCGCCGGGCGTGCTGGGTGTGGAGAAGGACCTGGTGCTGGTGCCGACCCTGCACGACACCCCCAACGAGCTGGGCATGCCGTTCGGCGTGGCCGACTGGAAGAAGGGCGAGTGCGAGGCCATTCCGGGCCAGACCATGCCGTCGATGACGGTGGTGGAGCGTGACTACCCGAACCTGTACCGCAAGTTCACCTCGCTCGGCCCACTGCTGGACAAGCAGGGCAACGGCGGCAAGGGCATGAGCTGGGACACGAAGCACGAGGTCGAGTTCCTCGGCAAGTTGAACCACACCGTGCACGAAGAAGGCGTAAGCCAGGGCCGCCCGGCCATCTCGACCGCGATCGACGCGGCCGAAGTGATCCTGCACCTGGCGCCGGAAACCAACGGCCACGTGGCGGTGAAGGCCTGGGAATCGCTGGGCACCTTCACCGGCCGCGAGCACACCCACCTGGCCGTGGGCAAGGAGCACGAGGCGATCCGCTTCCGTGACATCCAGGCACAGCCGCGCAAGATCATTTCCTCGCCGATCTGGTCGGGCCTGGAAGACGACAACGTCAGCTACAACGCCGGCTATACCAACGTGCACGAGCTGATTCCGTGGCGCACCGTGACCGGTCGCCAGCAGTTCTACCAGGACCACGAGTGGATGATCGACTTTGGCGAGGCCTTCATGAGCTATCGCCCGCCAGTCAACACGCGCACGGTGGAGCCGCTGCTGAACCAGCGCCCGAACGGCAACAAGGAGATCGTGCTGAACTGGATCACCCCGCACCAGAAGTGGGGCATCCACAGCACCTACAGCGACAACCTGATCATGCAGACGCTGTCGCGTGGCGGCCCGATCGTGTGGATCAGCGAGGACGACGCGCGCAGCGCCGGCATCGTCGACAACGACTGGATCGAGCTGTTCAACGTCAACGGTGCGATCGCCGCCCGTGCGGTGGTCAGCCAGCGCGTGATGCCGGGCATGGCGATGATGTACCACGCCCAGGAACGCATCATCAACGTGCCGGGCTCGGAGATTTCCGGCACCCGCGGCGGCATCCACAACTCGGTGACCCGCATCGTGCTCAAGCCGACCCACATGATCGGCGGCTACGCGCAGCTGGCCTATGGCTTCAACTACTACGGCACCTGCGGTACCAACCGAGACGAGTTCGTGATCGTACGCAAGATGGACAAGATCGATTGGCTTGATGGCGAGGCCGTACCGGCCGCTGCCAAGGAGGTGGTGTGA
- a CDS encoding NarK family nitrate/nitrite MFS transporter gives MTVGSDPVVRSTASPGRVISDWTPEDPGYWERTGKRVATRNLVISIPSLLLAFSVWVLFSAVSISLPKIGFNFSTDQLFWLVALPSLSGATLRIFYSFVIPIFGGRRWTALSTASLLAPTLWLGFAVQDPATPYWVFVAIAILCGFGGANFSSSMSNISFFYPKQKQGLALGLNAGLGNVGVSVAQAVIPLVITVGVFGALGGAPQPAVEGGAPLFLQNAGFIWVPAIALCAVAAWFGMNDLTSARSSFSEQAVIFRRKHNWLMCWLYIGTFGSYIGFSAGFPMLVKSQFPHVNPLAYAFIGPLLGALMRSVGGSMADRWGGARLTFWVFALMIAAVFGVLHFLPSDGQGGNFYGFLLSFMALFVLSGIGNGTTFRMIPVIFRTLHERWSANDNAEGKATAAHQASIESAAVVGFSGAIGAYGGFFIPKSYGSSITLTGSPDMALYGFVVFYVTCLAVTWWWYYRRGAETPC, from the coding sequence ATGACCGTCGGTAGCGATCCTGTTGTCCGCAGCACTGCCAGTCCCGGTCGCGTCATCAGCGACTGGACGCCGGAGGACCCCGGCTATTGGGAGCGCACCGGCAAGCGGGTCGCCACCCGCAACCTGGTCATCTCGATCCCCTCGCTGCTGCTGGCCTTCTCGGTCTGGGTGCTGTTCTCGGCGGTGTCGATCAGCCTGCCGAAGATCGGCTTCAACTTCAGCACCGACCAGCTGTTCTGGCTGGTGGCGCTGCCCAGCCTGTCCGGCGCGACCCTGCGCATCTTCTATTCGTTCGTGATCCCGATCTTCGGCGGCCGCCGCTGGACCGCGCTGTCCACCGCGTCGCTGCTGGCGCCGACGCTCTGGCTCGGCTTTGCGGTGCAGGACCCGGCCACGCCGTACTGGGTGTTCGTGGCCATCGCGATCCTGTGTGGCTTCGGCGGTGCGAACTTCTCGTCGTCGATGTCCAACATCTCCTTCTTCTACCCCAAGCAGAAGCAGGGCCTGGCGCTGGGCCTGAACGCCGGCCTGGGCAATGTGGGCGTGTCGGTGGCGCAGGCGGTGATTCCGCTGGTCATCACCGTGGGCGTGTTCGGTGCGCTGGGTGGTGCGCCGCAGCCCGCGGTGGAGGGTGGGGCGCCGCTGTTCCTGCAGAACGCCGGTTTCATCTGGGTGCCGGCCATCGCGCTGTGCGCCGTCGCGGCCTGGTTCGGCATGAACGACCTGACCAGCGCCCGCTCGTCGTTCTCCGAGCAGGCGGTGATCTTCCGCCGCAAGCACAACTGGCTGATGTGCTGGCTGTATATCGGCACCTTCGGTTCCTACATCGGTTTCTCGGCCGGCTTCCCGATGCTGGTGAAGAGCCAGTTCCCGCACGTGAACCCGCTGGCCTACGCCTTCATCGGCCCGCTGCTGGGCGCACTGATGCGCTCGGTGGGTGGCAGCATGGCCGACCGCTGGGGCGGCGCACGCCTGACCTTCTGGGTGTTCGCGCTGATGATCGCCGCGGTGTTCGGCGTGCTGCACTTCCTGCCCAGTGACGGCCAGGGCGGCAACTTCTACGGCTTCCTGCTCAGCTTCATGGCGCTGTTCGTGCTCAGTGGCATCGGCAACGGCACCACCTTCCGCATGATTCCGGTGATCTTCCGCACCCTCCATGAGCGCTGGTCGGCCAACGACAACGCTGAGGGCAAGGCCACGGCCGCGCACCAGGCCAGCATCGAATCGGCCGCGGTGGTCGGCTTCTCCGGTGCGATCGGCGCCTACGGCGGTTTCTTCATTCCCAAGAGCTACGGCTCGTCCATTACGTTGACCGGCAGCCCCGACATGGCGCTGTACGGATTCGTTGTTTTCTATGTCACCTGCCTGGCCGTGACCTGGTGGTGGTACTACCGGCGCGGTGCCGAGACACCCTGCTGA
- the mobA gene encoding molybdenum cofactor guanylyltransferase: MSVNGIVLAGGLSSRMGRDKALLPWQGRTLLEHMRGLLMQAGARAVWVSGNYPAFGGVPDRVARCGPLGGLYSVAMRMPDGPAWVVPVDTPLLPPRLLQQLRDGHRGPCTIFAGHPLPMLVDIDDACRNVLGSMLDDADGPRSLQALQGRLGVNSVALAPVDEAGLVNCNTPEQWEDVAS, from the coding sequence ATGAGCGTCAACGGCATCGTGCTGGCCGGCGGCCTGTCCAGCCGGATGGGGCGCGACAAGGCACTGCTGCCGTGGCAGGGCCGCACGCTGCTGGAGCACATGCGGGGCCTGTTGATGCAGGCTGGCGCGCGCGCGGTCTGGGTCAGCGGAAATTATCCGGCCTTCGGCGGCGTGCCGGACCGCGTGGCACGTTGTGGGCCGCTGGGCGGGCTCTACAGCGTGGCGATGCGCATGCCCGATGGCCCGGCCTGGGTAGTGCCGGTGGATACGCCGTTGCTGCCGCCGCGATTGCTGCAGCAATTGCGTGACGGCCATCGCGGTCCATGCACGATCTTTGCCGGTCACCCCCTGCCCATGCTGGTGGATATAGACGATGCTTGTCGCAATGTACTTGGATCGATGCTGGACGACGCGGACGGTCCGCGCTCGCTGCAGGCCCTGCAGGGTCGTCTTGGCGTGAATTCCGTGGCCCTGGCGCCGGTTGACGAGGCCGGGCTGGTCAACTGCAATACCCCCGAACAATGGGAGGATGTTGCGTCATGA
- a CDS encoding molybdenum cofactor biosynthesis protein MoaE has protein sequence MSEKIIAKVVDRAQAAIDPVEGIAAVSDPGFGGIDVFIGKVRDVNIGRPVTGITYDLFEPLVLNEFKRLAAEVEAAFGPKLKLYVAHAKGRLGIGDVAVVVAAGSPHRDEAFRACRQLIEVVKHQCPIWKQEHYEDGDSEWSEGCSLCHADSEPAHAHDHAHDHQH, from the coding sequence ATGAGCGAGAAGATCATCGCGAAGGTGGTGGACCGCGCGCAGGCGGCGATCGATCCAGTCGAAGGCATCGCTGCCGTCTCCGATCCGGGCTTCGGTGGCATCGACGTATTCATCGGCAAGGTGCGTGACGTCAACATCGGTCGGCCGGTGACCGGGATCACCTACGACCTGTTCGAGCCGCTGGTGTTGAACGAGTTCAAGCGCCTGGCCGCCGAGGTCGAGGCGGCGTTCGGTCCGAAGCTGAAGCTGTATGTGGCCCATGCCAAGGGCCGGTTGGGCATTGGTGATGTGGCGGTGGTGGTGGCGGCGGGCAGCCCGCACCGTGACGAGGCGTTCCGCGCATGCCGGCAGTTGATCGAGGTGGTCAAGCACCAGTGCCCGATCTGGAAGCAGGAGCATTACGAGGACGGCGACAGCGAGTGGAGCGAGGGCTGCAGCCTGTGCCATGCGGACAGCGAACCCGCACATGCCCATGACCATGCGCACGATCACCAGCATTGA
- a CDS encoding MoaD/ThiS family protein, whose product MKQVNLQLFGAFSDLDASREIAVDVAGGTVADLRQALRELLPVRWPGFRAGLLDYSAFADQQRVLRDHEALPDDGRVAILPPVSGG is encoded by the coding sequence ATGAAACAAGTGAATCTGCAGTTGTTCGGCGCGTTTTCAGATCTGGATGCCAGCCGCGAGATCGCCGTGGATGTGGCCGGTGGCACCGTGGCCGATCTGCGCCAGGCGCTGCGCGAGCTGCTGCCGGTGCGTTGGCCGGGTTTCCGCGCGGGCCTGCTGGATTATTCGGCGTTTGCCGACCAGCAGCGCGTGCTGCGTGACCACGAGGCGCTGCCCGATGACGGCCGGGTGGCGATCCTGCCGCCGGTGAGCGGGGGCTGA
- a CDS encoding molybdopterin molybdotransferase MoeA — MIAYSEALQHLLDAATPLPAERLPLHEAGGRTLASDIISEQSLPPFDNSAMDGFALRANGATFEAGTEFAVQGWQAAGDAGAEGGEGAWEIMTGARMPVGLDTVVPVENVDVLASEEGRPTRIALKGTVKPGQNVRLRGQDVSDGERVLQAGQVLDINARTLLHAIGVGQVAVVARPKAAVIATGKELVTEAAQTLESGQIRDSNRPYLVGRLQAAGAEVVWQGTVGDDVAAFNAVLDEALGAGAQVLISTGAVSAGRYDFVPDALRGRGARIVFHKVAIRPGKPLLFAVLPNGALYFGLPGNPVSAAVGQRFFVEPVLRRLLGLAPETVLQLPLQADVRKPPGLRFHARARVEMDGQGRLSARVLSGQESFRLMSMLQANAWVVLEAEGDLASAGTYVRVQGWGHHEPVQLVSQES; from the coding sequence ATGATTGCCTATAGCGAAGCCTTGCAGCACCTGCTGGATGCGGCCACGCCGCTGCCGGCCGAGCGCCTGCCGCTGCATGAGGCCGGCGGCCGCACTCTGGCCAGTGACATCATCAGTGAGCAGTCGCTGCCGCCGTTCGACAATTCTGCGATGGACGGTTTCGCGCTGCGCGCCAACGGCGCGACGTTCGAAGCCGGTACCGAATTTGCCGTGCAGGGCTGGCAGGCAGCCGGCGATGCCGGCGCCGAAGGCGGCGAGGGTGCCTGGGAAATCATGACCGGCGCGCGCATGCCGGTTGGGCTGGATACGGTGGTGCCGGTCGAGAACGTGGACGTGCTCGCCAGCGAGGAGGGACGCCCGACCCGCATCGCCTTGAAGGGCACGGTCAAGCCGGGCCAGAACGTGCGCCTGCGCGGCCAGGATGTGAGCGACGGCGAACGTGTGCTGCAGGCCGGGCAGGTGCTGGACATCAATGCGCGCACCCTGCTGCATGCCATCGGCGTGGGCCAGGTGGCGGTGGTGGCGCGGCCGAAGGCGGCAGTGATCGCCACCGGCAAGGAGCTGGTGACGGAGGCGGCGCAGACGCTGGAATCCGGCCAGATCCGTGACAGCAACCGGCCGTATCTGGTGGGTCGCCTGCAGGCGGCCGGCGCCGAGGTGGTGTGGCAGGGCACCGTGGGCGATGACGTGGCCGCGTTCAATGCGGTGCTGGATGAGGCGCTGGGCGCTGGCGCGCAGGTGCTGATCAGCACCGGCGCGGTGTCGGCTGGTCGCTACGATTTCGTTCCCGATGCGCTGCGCGGCCGTGGTGCGCGCATCGTCTTCCACAAGGTGGCGATCCGCCCGGGCAAGCCGCTGCTGTTCGCGGTGCTGCCCAATGGTGCGCTGTATTTCGGCCTGCCGGGCAACCCGGTCTCCGCTGCCGTGGGCCAGCGCTTCTTCGTCGAGCCGGTGCTGCGCCGCCTGCTGGGGTTGGCACCGGAAACCGTGTTGCAGCTGCCGCTGCAGGCCGACGTGCGCAAGCCGCCGGGCCTGCGCTTCCACGCGCGTGCGCGGGTGGAAATGGACGGGCAGGGGCGCCTGAGCGCGCGCGTGCTGTCCGGGCAGGAGTCGTTCCGTTTGATGTCCATGCTGCAGGCCAACGCCTGGGTGGTGCTGGAGGCCGAGGGAGACCTGGCCAGTGCTGGCACCTACGTGCGCGTGCAGGGCTGGGGTCACCACGAACCGGTGCAGCTGGTGAGCCAGGAGTCATGA
- the moaCB gene encoding bifunctional molybdenum cofactor biosynthesis protein MoaC/MoaB: MSGELNAAFHMADVRDKRITRRRAVAVGELHAGPVAYPLIVERRLPKGDALVMAEIAGLQGAKMASMLMPLCHPLPLELVQVFCAPVPERQAIRVWCECASEARTGVEMEALAGVNAALLTLYDLSKPVEPALRIEGIRLLFKEGGKRGVWLHPDGMDDAERTRFKPRAPKGLEGAACAVITLSDRASEGTYEDISGPTLVTGLKKLGGEVVAAEVLPDGIEPLAGRLQALAADGVRLCLCTGGTGLGPRDLTPEALRSLNARPVHGLAQMVRALSAQHTPMAWLSRAEVVQLGNMLVFALPGSPKAAAQCLDILAPVLGHALAMVDGGGH, translated from the coding sequence ATGAGTGGGGAATTGAATGCGGCCTTCCATATGGCCGATGTCCGCGACAAGCGCATCACCCGCCGCCGCGCGGTGGCGGTGGGCGAGCTGCATGCCGGGCCGGTGGCCTATCCGCTGATCGTCGAGCGCCGCCTGCCCAAGGGCGATGCGCTGGTGATGGCCGAGATTGCCGGCCTGCAGGGCGCCAAGATGGCCTCGATGCTGATGCCGCTGTGCCACCCGCTGCCGCTGGAACTGGTGCAGGTGTTCTGCGCGCCGGTACCGGAACGGCAGGCGATCCGCGTGTGGTGCGAGTGCGCCAGCGAGGCGCGCACCGGCGTGGAGATGGAGGCACTGGCCGGCGTCAACGCGGCGCTGCTGACCCTGTACGACCTGAGCAAGCCGGTGGAACCGGCGCTGCGCATCGAAGGCATCCGCCTGCTGTTCAAGGAAGGCGGCAAGCGCGGTGTCTGGCTGCACCCCGACGGCATGGACGATGCCGAGCGCACGCGCTTCAAGCCGCGTGCGCCGAAGGGCCTGGAGGGCGCGGCCTGCGCGGTGATCACGCTGAGCGATCGCGCCAGCGAGGGCACCTATGAAGATATCTCTGGCCCGACCCTGGTGACCGGCCTGAAAAAGCTGGGCGGTGAGGTCGTGGCCGCCGAGGTGTTGCCTGATGGCATCGAGCCATTGGCGGGCCGCCTGCAGGCCTTGGCCGCCGACGGTGTGCGCCTGTGCCTGTGCACCGGCGGTACCGGGCTGGGCCCGCGTGACCTGACCCCGGAGGCGCTGCGTTCCCTGAACGCGCGGCCGGTGCATGGCCTGGCGCAGATGGTGCGGGCACTGAGCGCACAGCACACGCCGATGGCCTGGCTGAGCCGCGCCGAGGTGGTGCAGCTGGGCAACATGCTGGTGTTCGCGCTGCCGGGCAGCCCGAAGGCGGCGGCGCAGTGCCTGGATATCCTGGCGCCGGTGCTGGGCCACGCCTTGGCGATGGTCGACGGTGGTGGCCACTGA
- the moaA gene encoding GTP 3',8-cyclase MoaA — protein MSQLTDGFGRSFPYLRLSLTEACNFRCSYCLPDGYQADGRPRFLQVDEIARLVRAFAALGMSKIRLTGGEPSLRKDLDEIIATVAAVPGIRKVAITTNGTLLPRRLPGWHRAGLTALNVSMDSLQRERFRTITGHDRLPEIEQGLALAQALGLPAIKLNAVLLRGLNDDELPQWMDYLRDRSFSVRFIELMRTGDNEAYFQRHHLRADVVIEQLLAAGWHERPRAADAGPAREFGHPDHRGSIGIIAPYSRDFCKGCNRLRVTAKGDLRLCLFGEFGVPLRPLLQSDDDHDALLARITTQLGLKAAGHGLHQGQTGLTPHLASIGG, from the coding sequence ATGAGCCAACTCACCGACGGTTTCGGACGCAGCTTTCCGTACCTGCGCCTGTCGTTGACCGAAGCCTGCAACTTCCGTTGCAGCTACTGCCTGCCCGACGGTTACCAGGCCGATGGCCGCCCACGCTTCCTGCAGGTGGATGAAATCGCGCGCCTGGTGCGTGCGTTCGCCGCGTTGGGCATGAGCAAGATCCGCCTGACCGGCGGCGAGCCCAGCCTGCGCAAGGACCTGGACGAGATCATCGCCACCGTGGCGGCGGTGCCGGGCATCCGCAAGGTGGCCATCACCACCAATGGCACGCTGCTGCCGCGGCGCCTGCCGGGCTGGCACCGCGCCGGCCTGACCGCGCTGAACGTGAGCATGGACAGCCTGCAGCGCGAACGCTTCAGGACCATCACCGGGCATGACCGCCTGCCGGAGATCGAGCAGGGCCTGGCCCTGGCGCAGGCGCTGGGCCTGCCGGCGATCAAGCTCAATGCGGTGCTGCTGCGCGGCCTGAACGACGACGAGCTGCCGCAGTGGATGGACTACCTGCGCGACCGCTCCTTCAGCGTGCGCTTCATCGAACTGATGCGCACCGGCGACAACGAAGCCTATTTCCAGCGCCACCACCTGCGTGCCGACGTGGTGATCGAGCAGCTGCTGGCCGCTGGCTGGCACGAGCGGCCGCGCGCCGCTGATGCCGGCCCCGCACGCGAGTTCGGCCACCCCGACCATCGCGGCAGCATCGGCATCATCGCCCCGTATTCGCGCGACTTCTGCAAGGGCTGCAACCGCCTGCGGGTGACAGCCAAGGGCGACCTGCGGCTGTGCCTGTTCGGCGAGTTCGGCGTGCCGCTGCGCCCGCTGCTGCAGAGCGACGATGACCATGACGCGCTGCTGGCACGCATCACCACACAGCTTGGCCTGAAAGCGGCCGGGCATGGACTGCACCAGGGCCAGACCGGGCTGACCCCGCACCTGGCCTCCATCGGAGGATGA
- a CDS encoding ribonucleotide reductase subunit alpha has product MMMNDFQQLLHAAGQQAEPQRLLFVFVRAELPESPTSDQRDRHDRREGGTLSPVLCVDKLPAEVPSFQALAAESTTTGIDWDLVFVAALDGRAGFAPNSDEAARPLQLMVNAIHDGQIGRFAAFDRGGEPVQFY; this is encoded by the coding sequence ATGATGATGAACGATTTCCAGCAGCTGCTGCACGCCGCAGGCCAGCAGGCTGAACCGCAACGCCTGCTGTTCGTATTCGTGCGCGCCGAGCTGCCCGAATCGCCCACCAGCGACCAGCGCGACCGGCATGACCGCCGCGAGGGCGGCACCCTGTCGCCGGTGCTGTGCGTGGACAAGCTGCCGGCCGAGGTGCCCAGCTTCCAGGCGCTGGCGGCCGAGTCGACCACCACCGGCATCGACTGGGACCTGGTCTTCGTGGCCGCGCTGGACGGCCGCGCCGGTTTCGCCCCCAACAGCGACGAAGCCGCCCGCCCGCTGCAGCTGATGGTCAACGCCATCCACGACGGTCAGATCGGCCGCTTCGCCGCCTTCGACCGGGGCGGCGAGCCTGTTCAGTTCTATTGA